A genome region from Natranaeroarchaeum sulfidigenes includes the following:
- a CDS encoding ABC transporter ATP-binding protein — protein sequence MSSDDADPSVSAETDTLNAASAADDQVPEPLVRVRNLTKYFWEQDSLLDRLFGDEPVPVRAVDGIDFDVYRGETLGLVGESGCGKSTTGETLLRLQEPSDGRVEFAGENVYELSGENLDAFRQDAQIVFQDPFSSLDPRMTIGDTVREPLDIHEVGTADERRERVRDLLERVGLSADQLDRYPHEFSGGQRQRIGIARSLALEPDFLVLDEPTSALDVSVQAQVLNLLDDLQDDFDLTYLLVSHDLSVIRHVSDRVAVMYLGELVEVGPAEQIFEDPKHPYTQALLESVPRASTDEQERDIRTLKGDVPSPRNPPSGCRFRTRCPQVIPPDDVDIEQAEFRAIMNVRERVESRSVEIEELWEQVSDGDANEDEASRDRHRAEFLDRLADRLLDTSLSEPHRSRVEETFSHIADEEWEAAETLLREHYESVCETTTPQLQAERHPVACHLYEGAKPDSD from the coding sequence ATGAGTTCCGACGATGCCGACCCCTCTGTGTCCGCCGAGACCGACACCCTCAACGCGGCCTCCGCGGCCGACGATCAGGTACCGGAACCGCTCGTCCGGGTCCGAAACCTCACCAAGTACTTCTGGGAGCAAGACTCCCTGCTGGACCGACTGTTCGGCGACGAACCGGTGCCGGTTCGTGCCGTCGACGGCATCGATTTCGACGTCTACCGCGGCGAGACTCTCGGGCTGGTCGGCGAGTCCGGCTGTGGGAAATCGACTACCGGCGAGACGTTGCTCCGGCTTCAGGAGCCGAGCGACGGTCGCGTCGAGTTCGCGGGCGAGAACGTCTACGAACTCTCGGGTGAGAACCTCGATGCGTTCCGACAGGACGCACAGATCGTCTTTCAGGACCCCTTCTCCAGTCTCGATCCGCGAATGACGATCGGTGATACTGTCCGGGAGCCCCTCGACATCCACGAGGTCGGGACCGCCGACGAGCGCCGCGAGCGGGTCCGTGACCTGCTGGAGCGAGTGGGCCTGTCGGCCGACCAACTGGATCGCTACCCCCACGAGTTCTCCGGTGGCCAGCGCCAGCGTATCGGAATCGCTCGTTCACTTGCACTCGAACCCGACTTCCTCGTGCTGGACGAGCCGACAAGCGCCCTCGACGTCTCGGTGCAGGCGCAGGTGCTGAACCTGCTCGACGACCTGCAGGATGACTTCGATCTTACCTATCTGCTCGTCTCCCACGACCTCTCGGTGATACGGCACGTTTCCGACCGGGTCGCGGTGATGTATCTCGGCGAACTCGTCGAGGTCGGACCCGCCGAACAGATCTTCGAGGACCCGAAACATCCGTACACGCAAGCGCTGCTGGAGAGCGTTCCACGAGCCAGCACTGACGAGCAAGAACGCGATATCCGGACGCTCAAGGGAGACGTCCCATCACCACGAAACCCGCCGAGTGGCTGTCGTTTCCGTACACGGTGTCCGCAGGTCATCCCGCCGGACGACGTCGACATCGAGCAAGCGGAGTTCCGGGCAATCATGAACGTCCGCGAGCGGGTTGAGAGTCGCTCGGTTGAGATCGAGGAGCTCTGGGAGCAAGTCAGTGATGGGGATGCGAACGAGGACGAAGCCTCCCGCGACCGGCATCGGGCCGAGTTCCTTGATCGCCTCGCCGATCGCCTGCTCGACACGTCGCTGTCGGAACCACACCGCTCGCGCGTCGAGGAGACCTTCTCTCACATCGCCGACGAGGAGTGGGAGGCTGCCGAGACGCTGCTGCGCGAGCACTACGAGAGTGTCTGCGAGACGACGACCCCGCAGTTACAGGCCGAACGGCATCCCGTCGCCTGTCATCTCTACGAGGGGGCGAAGCCTGATAGTGATTAA
- a CDS encoding PAS domain-containing sensor histidine kinase, whose amino-acid sequence MLAELTVSMVGASSPLRDRVVRTLEDVGATTVAAEDSGTSMSDARSYADCIVYVSTEGGELWQETVDKESSLPIVLCGPRDETHLAAAINAGVDAYVGPEEIESQLVERIGTVVSADSTRLSDERRELEQRDLIIETVADGVYSLDTDGCYTMVNDAVASMTGYSREELLGKHVSAIMTDEDVVQGRTLIKQMLDEGGPSVTTYEIELVTRSDNRVPCEVVMSLLPGEKPFNGTVGSVRDIRDQKQLERELRERKRNVESVHRVATQLENTRAIETIDDIALDAVIDVLDIDVCCLKTTHDGQPRWHVTDPRIDIEAFPICCLDEQIHQRTVRGDRTFVVNDLHERRDETRQTNIRSLLSVPVGENGLFQAGVLDSDGFGYDDAEIAELLFAHVANAIERIEAEAQLVDERDRFAALFENVPDPVASIRYEGDQPIVLDTNPAFERTFGYDVDQLRGESIDRFVVPPEGTDRADELNERGRRGELIETEVERQTSSGRREFLLTVVPVELGEDSPLTYAVYTDITERKRQQQRVEVLNRVLRHDLRNGMNIVKGCAEMLESSTGDEYGYAETIKRRADELISLAEKTRAVEQTLEHDERDLGSVDVVEGVQSMVDRVDNEHEDVEFTVSTPDSAHARSDNMLRTAIYHVLDNAVVHNDTDEPAVDVTVSVNDAQQVTVTVEDDGPGIPREERELLEEDREITQLRHASGLGLWLVNWVVTQSGGTLSFETEGIDGTRVHLTVPKALTEDDLEPK is encoded by the coding sequence ATGTTAGCTGAACTTACTGTGTCGATGGTCGGAGCGTCCTCACCGCTGCGTGATCGAGTCGTTCGGACGCTCGAAGACGTCGGTGCCACCACTGTTGCCGCCGAGGATTCGGGAACTTCCATGTCAGACGCCCGGTCGTACGCCGACTGTATCGTGTACGTCTCGACCGAAGGTGGTGAGCTGTGGCAAGAGACGGTCGACAAAGAGAGTTCGCTCCCGATCGTACTCTGTGGGCCTCGGGATGAAACTCACCTCGCAGCTGCGATCAACGCCGGTGTCGACGCCTACGTCGGTCCCGAAGAGATCGAGTCTCAACTCGTCGAGCGAATCGGTACCGTCGTCTCTGCCGACTCGACACGGCTGTCGGATGAACGGCGGGAGCTTGAACAGCGAGACCTGATCATCGAAACCGTCGCGGATGGCGTTTATTCGCTTGACACCGACGGGTGTTACACGATGGTCAACGACGCGGTTGCCTCGATGACGGGTTACTCTCGCGAGGAACTACTCGGCAAGCACGTCTCGGCGATTATGACCGACGAGGATGTCGTACAGGGACGAACGCTCATCAAGCAGATGCTCGATGAGGGGGGCCCGAGCGTAACGACCTACGAGATCGAGCTGGTCACGCGAAGCGACAACCGAGTCCCCTGCGAAGTCGTCATGTCCCTGTTACCCGGTGAGAAGCCCTTCAACGGGACGGTGGGCTCAGTCAGAGACATCAGAGACCAAAAACAACTGGAGAGGGAACTGCGAGAACGAAAGCGCAACGTCGAGAGCGTCCACAGGGTCGCGACACAACTGGAGAACACGCGGGCGATCGAAACGATCGACGATATCGCGCTCGACGCAGTGATCGATGTTCTGGACATCGACGTATGCTGTCTCAAGACTACTCACGACGGCCAGCCACGCTGGCACGTCACCGATCCACGGATCGATATCGAGGCGTTTCCGATCTGCTGTCTCGACGAACAGATCCACCAGCGGACGGTACGTGGAGATAGGACGTTCGTCGTCAACGATCTCCACGAGCGTAGAGACGAGACTCGACAGACGAATATCCGTTCCCTGCTCAGCGTGCCCGTTGGCGAAAACGGGCTCTTCCAGGCTGGCGTTCTCGACTCCGATGGGTTCGGGTACGACGACGCCGAGATCGCGGAGCTGCTGTTCGCTCACGTCGCGAACGCCATCGAACGGATCGAAGCGGAAGCACAACTCGTCGACGAGCGCGACCGCTTTGCCGCCCTGTTCGAAAACGTCCCCGATCCCGTCGCGAGTATCAGGTACGAGGGCGACCAGCCGATCGTCCTCGATACGAACCCCGCCTTCGAGCGGACGTTCGGCTACGATGTGGACCAACTTCGGGGCGAATCGATCGATCGGTTCGTTGTGCCACCAGAGGGTACCGATCGGGCGGACGAACTCAACGAGCGTGGGCGACGTGGAGAACTGATCGAAACCGAAGTCGAGCGCCAGACATCGAGTGGGCGACGCGAGTTCCTGCTCACCGTTGTGCCGGTCGAGCTGGGTGAGGATAGTCCGCTGACCTACGCCGTCTACACCGATATCACCGAGCGGAAACGCCAGCAACAACGGGTCGAGGTGCTAAATCGGGTGCTCAGACACGACCTGCGAAACGGAATGAACATCGTCAAAGGCTGTGCCGAGATGCTCGAATCGTCCACAGGAGACGAGTACGGCTACGCCGAAACGATCAAACGACGTGCCGACGAGTTGATATCGCTTGCAGAGAAGACCCGTGCCGTCGAGCAGACGCTCGAACACGACGAGCGGGACCTCGGATCGGTCGATGTCGTCGAGGGCGTCCAGTCGATGGTCGATAGAGTCGACAACGAACACGAGGACGTAGAGTTCACCGTGTCGACGCCTGACAGCGCACACGCCCGGTCGGACAACATGCTCAGGACGGCTATCTATCACGTCCTCGATAACGCTGTGGTCCACAATGATACCGATGAGCCCGCGGTCGATGTCACGGTCAGCGTCAACGACGCTCAGCAAGTGACAGTGACAGTCGAGGACGACGGGCCGGGGATTCCACGGGAAGAGCGAGAACTACTCGAAGAGGATCGCGAGATTACACAGTTACGCCACGCCAGCGGACTGGGACTGTGGCTGGTAAACTGGGTGGTCACGCAGTCCGGCGGGACGCTCTCGTTCGAGACCGAGGGGATCGACGGAACTCGCGTTCACCTGACGGTACCGAAGGCGCTGACCGAGGACGACCTCGAACCGAAGTAG
- a CDS encoding ABC transporter permease yields the protein MISDRVRSNLTSTFSESLLPKLGLLLLVSIVLMAVFAPMLATHDPTRTGHYSDQGAPYPPPGFDYTTQISQDGEIEVEPTSEHYLGTNTAGQDVYSRFVYGARVSLLVGFTATVLALFIGVPVGLVAGYYGGRVDDVLMRVADTMLAFPALVLALALIGIFGESPIWVPDPIVVAGLAPGMPESIPIPGTVTIVAALVIWVWFARVARGEAMSIRSEGYVKAARSFGASNRRILIDHVLPNSLTPIIVLATIQVAVIILLEASLAYLGFSGTTLSWGYEIERGQDVLRTRPWVAMFPGIGIVLAVISVNLLGDWFRDALDPNIEGEGH from the coding sequence ATGATCTCCGATCGTGTTCGATCGAACCTCACATCGACGTTTTCGGAGAGCCTGCTCCCCAAGCTCGGACTCCTGTTGCTGGTTTCGATCGTCCTCATGGCGGTGTTCGCACCGATGCTGGCGACCCACGACCCGACGCGGACCGGCCACTACAGCGATCAGGGCGCGCCGTACCCGCCGCCGGGGTTCGACTACACCACCCAGATCTCACAGGACGGTGAGATTGAGGTCGAACCGACGAGTGAGCACTATCTGGGGACGAACACTGCCGGACAGGACGTCTACTCGCGGTTCGTCTACGGCGCGCGCGTCTCGTTGCTGGTCGGGTTTACGGCGACGGTGCTTGCCCTCTTTATCGGCGTACCGGTCGGGCTCGTCGCAGGCTACTACGGCGGCCGCGTCGACGACGTGCTGATGCGGGTTGCGGACACGATGCTCGCGTTCCCCGCACTCGTGCTTGCGCTGGCGCTGATCGGAATCTTCGGCGAATCCCCGATATGGGTGCCCGATCCGATCGTAGTCGCCGGTCTGGCTCCGGGGATGCCCGAATCGATACCGATACCCGGGACAGTGACGATTGTCGCCGCGCTCGTCATCTGGGTGTGGTTCGCTCGCGTTGCGCGCGGCGAAGCGATGTCGATCCGGTCCGAAGGCTATGTGAAAGCTGCACGGAGTTTCGGCGCTAGCAACCGGCGGATACTGATCGATCACGTCCTGCCAAACAGCCTCACGCCGATCATCGTCCTCGCGACGATCCAGGTCGCAGTGATCATCCTACTGGAGGCTTCGCTCGCATATCTCGGCTTCTCGGGCACGACGCTCTCGTGGGGCTACGAGATCGAACGCGGGCAGGACGTCCTCCGAACCCGTCCGTGGGTCGCGATGTTCCCCGGAATCGGGATCGTACTGGCGGTCATTAGCGTTAATCTGCTCGGCGACTGGTTCCGCGACGCGCTGGACCCGAACATCGAAGGTGAAGGACATTGA
- the purQ gene encoding phosphoribosylformylglycinamidine synthase I: MTVSVIRFGGSNCDRDAIRALDHLGIDAEIVWHEDGLPEETEGIMLPGGFSYGDYLRAGAMAARSPIMDDVRAAAESGTPVLGVCNGAQIGSESRLTAGAFTTNESARFQCEHVYLRVENADTPWTAAYEEGDVIEIPIAHGEGRFEITDEKLAELRDSDRVLFRYCDAEGNVTNEANPNGSKDNVAGILGENDHVAVLMPHPERATLPDVGATEGQGVLEGFAAE, encoded by the coding sequence ATGACGGTCTCAGTAATTCGATTCGGCGGCTCGAACTGCGACCGCGACGCCATCCGCGCGCTAGATCATCTGGGCATCGACGCCGAAATCGTCTGGCACGAGGACGGCCTGCCCGAAGAGACCGAGGGCATCATGCTCCCCGGCGGCTTCTCGTATGGGGACTACCTTCGGGCAGGGGCGATGGCCGCGCGCTCGCCGATCATGGACGACGTCCGGGCGGCAGCCGAGTCGGGAACGCCCGTACTGGGCGTGTGCAACGGCGCACAGATCGGTTCCGAATCGAGACTCACCGCGGGCGCGTTCACGACCAACGAGAGCGCCCGGTTCCAGTGCGAACACGTCTACCTGCGCGTCGAGAACGCCGACACGCCCTGGACCGCAGCCTACGAGGAGGGCGACGTGATCGAAATCCCCATCGCCCACGGCGAAGGGCGCTTCGAGATCACTGACGAGAAACTCGCGGAACTGCGTGACAGCGACCGCGTGCTCTTCCGGTACTGTGACGCCGAGGGGAACGTGACGAACGAAGCGAATCCGAACGGCTCGAAGGACAACGTTGCGGGGATTCTCGGTGAAAACGACCACGTCGCCGTGCTGATGCCCCACCCCGAGCGCGCGACGCTTCCGGACGTCGGCGCGACCGAGGGCCAGGGCGTGCTCGAAGGGTTTGCCGCGGAGTAG
- a CDS encoding ABC transporter substrate-binding protein, producing the protein MPHGINTDRRTFMKSGVAAGTLVTVAGCLGEDPDQDEFTVTLSQFPDTIDPLDHITGDYFDVYDHIYEPLFDFEPGEGIFPRVVDSWEATEDGVTELQLIDDVVFHNGDELTAEDVAWTINRTVDPDLGVPSPIGTFGLGSITGAEAVDETTLQVMHSASAGLAEFEYGNYARAIPRDWAIDNHDAENEAISGSDAEDFNGTGPYEVVDFTSGEEIVLERFDDYWGDEPPFERVVFNADGESSGRAAALETQETDLTINILPEDVDTVDAADGVEIRDVTSFRTVFCPMKNTVEPFDSQEFRQAMNYAVDNQGIVDTVLSGFGEARGQPVSPGINGFNDEIEPYAQDVGMAESLVEESGYGGAEIELQAPQGRYLNDAQIAEQVADQIDQLDNVSCDVNIGDFEVVSDANQAGVDPDEFEIPFYMIGWGVITGDTDYGVQGFFRIPDNPNRTFEDEELSDAILESQQIDDPDERRAQLEEVNRLAHEKAPFVYLHTQESIYGIKEEIQWDPREDETVYLWEMEQ; encoded by the coding sequence ATGCCACACGGTATCAATACAGACCGGCGGACGTTTATGAAATCGGGGGTCGCCGCGGGGACGCTCGTAACCGTTGCAGGGTGTCTAGGAGAGGACCCGGACCAGGACGAGTTCACCGTCACACTTTCACAGTTCCCTGATACGATCGACCCGCTGGATCACATCACCGGCGACTACTTCGACGTGTACGACCACATCTACGAGCCGCTATTCGACTTCGAGCCGGGAGAAGGGATCTTCCCCCGCGTCGTCGATAGCTGGGAAGCGACGGAGGACGGCGTCACCGAACTCCAGCTTATAGACGACGTGGTGTTTCACAACGGCGACGAACTGACTGCCGAAGACGTCGCCTGGACGATCAACCGAACGGTCGACCCTGATCTGGGTGTTCCGAGCCCGATCGGTACCTTCGGACTCGGCTCGATCACGGGCGCGGAGGCCGTCGACGAGACGACACTCCAAGTGATGCACTCCGCGTCGGCGGGTCTCGCGGAGTTCGAGTACGGAAACTACGCGCGAGCGATCCCCAGAGACTGGGCGATCGATAACCACGACGCAGAAAACGAGGCGATTAGCGGCTCCGATGCCGAGGACTTCAACGGAACTGGTCCGTACGAGGTCGTCGATTTCACCTCGGGCGAAGAGATCGTTCTGGAACGGTTCGACGACTACTGGGGCGACGAACCACCGTTCGAGCGCGTGGTATTCAACGCCGACGGGGAATCCAGTGGGCGAGCGGCCGCGCTCGAAACGCAGGAGACCGATCTCACGATCAACATCCTCCCTGAGGACGTCGATACGGTCGACGCCGCCGATGGCGTCGAGATCCGGGACGTCACGAGCTTCCGGACGGTCTTCTGCCCGATGAAGAACACGGTCGAGCCGTTCGATAGCCAGGAGTTCCGGCAGGCAATGAACTACGCCGTCGACAATCAGGGGATCGTCGATACAGTCCTGAGCGGTTTCGGCGAGGCCAGAGGACAGCCTGTCTCACCGGGGATCAACGGGTTTAACGACGAGATCGAGCCGTACGCCCAGGACGTAGGAATGGCAGAGAGTCTCGTCGAAGAAAGCGGATACGGCGGCGCGGAGATCGAGCTTCAGGCACCACAGGGTCGCTATCTCAACGACGCCCAGATCGCCGAACAGGTCGCCGACCAGATCGACCAGCTCGACAACGTTAGCTGTGACGTGAACATCGGCGACTTCGAGGTCGTCTCCGACGCGAATCAGGCGGGCGTCGATCCTGACGAGTTCGAGATCCCGTTCTACATGATCGGCTGGGGCGTCATCACGGGCGACACCGATTACGGAGTGCAGGGATTCTTCAGGATCCCGGACAACCCCAACCGGACCTTCGAAGACGAAGAACTGAGCGACGCGATTCTGGAGAGCCAGCAGATCGACGATCCGGACGAGCGTCGCGCCCAGCTCGAGGAGGTCAACCGACTCGCACACGAGAAAGCGCCGTTCGTGTATCTCCACACACAGGAGAGTATCTACGGCATCAAAGAGGAGATCCAGTGGGATCCCCGCGAGGACGAGACTGTCTACCTCTGGGAGATGGAGCAGTAA
- a CDS encoding archaeosine biosynthesis radical SAM protein RaSEA — protein MSKPSPEVYEQGKGMDAHNKVMREIRSEKDATYDPHEPTRVWIDEDNTPDGVYQSLTIILNTGGCRWARAGGCTMCGYVAESVEGGSVSHEALMDQIDVCLDHEDSEAEERSGLIKIYTSGSFLDEREVPAETRRAIAETFADRDRIVVESLPDFVEQGKIEDFTGQGLETDIAVGLETGTDRVRRDCVNKYFEFEDFIAASEEADAAGAGIKAYLLMKPPFLSESEAIEDMIRSIEKCAEYAHTVSMNPCNVQRYTMVDELHFRGGYRPPWLWSVAHVLEETADADAIVVSDPVGHGSDRGPHNCGDCDDRVQRAIKDFDLRQDPSVFGQVTCECERTWEAVVERETTFNGPLTR, from the coding sequence ATGAGCAAGCCGAGCCCCGAAGTCTACGAGCAGGGAAAGGGTATGGACGCCCACAACAAGGTGATGCGGGAGATCCGCTCGGAGAAAGACGCGACCTACGACCCACACGAGCCGACGCGGGTCTGGATCGACGAGGACAACACGCCCGACGGCGTCTACCAGAGCCTGACGATCATCCTGAACACAGGCGGCTGTCGCTGGGCGCGGGCCGGCGGCTGTACGATGTGTGGCTACGTCGCCGAAAGTGTTGAGGGCGGGAGCGTGAGCCACGAGGCGCTGATGGATCAGATCGACGTCTGTCTCGATCACGAGGACAGCGAGGCCGAGGAGCGATCCGGCCTGATCAAAATCTACACCAGCGGCTCCTTCCTCGACGAGCGCGAAGTCCCCGCGGAGACGCGTCGGGCCATCGCCGAGACGTTCGCCGACCGCGACAGGATCGTCGTCGAGAGCCTCCCAGACTTCGTCGAGCAGGGAAAGATCGAGGACTTCACCGGGCAGGGACTGGAGACCGATATCGCAGTAGGGCTCGAAACCGGGACCGACCGTGTCCGGCGGGACTGCGTAAACAAGTATTTCGAGTTCGAGGACTTCATCGCGGCGAGCGAAGAGGCCGACGCCGCAGGCGCGGGAATCAAGGCCTACTTGCTGATGAAGCCACCGTTCCTCTCGGAGTCCGAGGCGATCGAGGATATGATCCGCTCGATCGAGAAGTGTGCGGAGTACGCCCATACCGTCTCGATGAATCCCTGTAACGTCCAGCGATACACGATGGTCGACGAGCTCCACTTCCGTGGTGGCTACCGCCCGCCGTGGCTCTGGAGCGTCGCACACGTTCTCGAAGAGACAGCAGACGCCGACGCCATCGTCGTCTCCGACCCGGTCGGCCACGGGAGCGACCGCGGGCCACACAACTGTGGGGACTGTGACGACCGCGTCCAGCGTGCCATCAAGGATTTCGACCTGCGCCAGGACCCGAGCGTCTTCGGGCAAGTGACCTGCGAATGCGAGCGCACGTGGGAGGCTGTTGTCGAACGGGAAACGACCTTCAACGGTCCACTCACGCGATAG
- a CDS encoding ABC transporter ATP-binding protein, giving the protein MTRDLLRVSDLSTRYFTQEGQVNAVSDLDLRIEGGEVFGIVGESGSGKSVTARSLVDLINPPGRITGGEIWYRNDDLADGVRGDHPDAVDGSFVDLRGIPEGIRDSLRGTSFSMIFQDPESSFNPSLTVGEQLAEAVEVQRRASPNPRSTRARTKSAEYSLGSYALSTVMPSKRYVSPESHDRAVELLELVGIPDPGKRAEEYPHEYSGGMLQRAMIAQAIAGEPDVLIADEPTTALDVTIQAQVLNLLDDLQAETGMTILLITHDLGVIARMCDRVGVMYAGEIVERGTLEDVFDGHIHPYTAGLLGSVPELDSAGGALTPIEGNVPSLLDAEMADRCHFADRCPKAMDDCLSHPPEYDAEGADYHTARCVLATRDYDEADALPQDYFDATGDTDDPVQMEADE; this is encoded by the coding sequence TTGACACGAGATCTGCTTCGCGTCTCCGACCTCTCGACGCGGTATTTCACACAGGAGGGACAGGTAAACGCCGTCTCGGATCTCGATCTACGGATCGAGGGCGGCGAGGTATTCGGGATCGTCGGCGAGAGCGGGAGCGGGAAAAGCGTCACCGCCCGTTCGCTCGTCGACCTGATCAATCCGCCCGGACGGATTACCGGGGGTGAGATCTGGTACCGTAACGACGACCTCGCGGATGGGGTTCGAGGGGACCACCCCGACGCAGTTGATGGTTCGTTCGTCGACCTTCGGGGGATCCCCGAGGGGATTAGAGACTCCCTGCGTGGGACGTCGTTTAGCATGATCTTTCAGGACCCCGAGAGCAGTTTCAACCCGAGCCTGACCGTGGGCGAACAGCTCGCGGAGGCGGTCGAGGTCCAGCGCCGAGCGAGCCCGAATCCCCGATCCACGCGTGCCCGAACGAAATCGGCGGAGTACTCGCTGGGGTCGTACGCGCTGTCGACCGTGATGCCGTCGAAACGGTACGTCTCCCCCGAGAGTCACGACCGTGCCGTCGAGTTACTGGAGCTGGTCGGGATCCCTGATCCGGGCAAACGCGCCGAGGAGTACCCCCACGAGTACTCCGGCGGGATGCTCCAGCGCGCGATGATCGCACAGGCCATCGCGGGCGAGCCCGACGTGTTGATCGCCGACGAGCCAACGACCGCACTCGACGTGACGATTCAGGCGCAGGTGCTGAACCTGCTCGACGATCTCCAGGCCGAAACTGGGATGACTATTCTGCTAATCACCCACGATCTGGGCGTGATAGCCCGGATGTGTGACCGGGTGGGCGTGATGTACGCTGGGGAGATCGTTGAGCGGGGGACGCTCGAAGACGTCTTCGACGGGCACATCCATCCCTACACTGCTGGCCTGCTCGGGAGTGTCCCCGAACTCGACTCGGCAGGCGGGGCGCTGACCCCGATTGAGGGGAACGTCCCGAGCCTGCTCGATGCCGAGATGGCCGACCGCTGCCACTTCGCGGACCGGTGTCCGAAGGCAATGGACGACTGTCTCTCACACCCGCCCGAATACGACGCTGAGGGTGCCGATTACCACACTGCTCGATGTGTCCTCGCCACACGGGACTACGACGAGGCTGATGCACTACCACAGGACTACTTCGATGCCACCGGAGATACGGACGACCCCGTACAGATGGAGGCTGACGAATGA
- a CDS encoding SHOCT domain-containing protein, which yields MVADPDEGLVTDLMLGLMVAFGFDIILLLGVFWIAGFVPFTAFLGGTVLIVGWYAAWIGYRWWALRTAETTEADPVKELKGRYASGELTEDEFETKLETVIDDQNAGDAVGRDEVTERGQREQSAGGSEH from the coding sequence ATGGTCGCGGATCCCGACGAAGGCCTCGTCACCGATCTGATGCTCGGGCTGATGGTCGCGTTCGGGTTCGACATCATCCTGCTCCTTGGAGTATTCTGGATCGCCGGATTCGTCCCGTTTACCGCGTTTCTCGGCGGTACAGTACTAATCGTCGGCTGGTACGCCGCCTGGATCGGCTACCGGTGGTGGGCGCTTAGGACGGCCGAGACGACCGAGGCAGACCCCGTGAAGGAACTCAAAGGCAGGTACGCAAGCGGCGAGCTCACCGAAGACGAGTTCGAAACGAAACTGGAGACCGTGATAGACGATCAGAACGCAGGCGACGCCGTCGGTCGGGACGAGGTCACGGAGCGGGGACAACGCGAGCAGTCAGCCGGTGGGTCCGAGCACTAA
- a CDS encoding ABC transporter permease, whose protein sequence is MTSAKFLVRRLLQGIVVIWGVVTIMFGLRAVSPGDPANLMLAEGASDALIQQVRQEEGLDQPIYVQYFDYVQGLLVGDFGYSWRSNREVEAMVIERIPATLELAVAATIVAIVIAIPLGVISATRRNEPADYGATLFSLLGISTPNFWLGLMLILVLGVWAGILPTGRRPVGLAEAIMTFVQYGYAGDLVTWVRYITLPAITLGTYFTALITRLTRSGMVDELGKPYVTASRAKGLPNVLVRYKHVLRNTMIPIITVLGLQLGTLMGGAVITETVFNWPGLGLRLIDALRIRDWPLMQGIVVFIAIAFVSINIFVDAIYASLDPRVGDE, encoded by the coding sequence ATGACGAGCGCGAAGTTCCTCGTCCGACGGCTACTGCAGGGTATCGTCGTCATCTGGGGAGTGGTGACGATCATGTTCGGACTACGGGCCGTGTCGCCCGGCGATCCGGCGAACCTGATGCTCGCAGAGGGTGCCAGCGATGCCCTCATCCAGCAGGTCCGACAGGAGGAGGGGCTTGACCAGCCGATCTACGTCCAGTACTTCGATTACGTACAGGGACTACTCGTCGGCGACTTTGGCTACTCGTGGCGCTCGAACAGGGAGGTCGAAGCCATGGTCATCGAGCGGATCCCGGCGACGCTGGAACTGGCAGTCGCCGCGACGATCGTGGCGATCGTCATCGCCATCCCGCTCGGCGTGATCTCGGCGACGCGCCGTAATGAGCCGGCAGACTACGGTGCGACGCTGTTCTCGTTGCTCGGTATCTCGACGCCGAACTTCTGGCTCGGGTTGATGCTGATCCTCGTCCTCGGCGTCTGGGCCGGTATCCTTCCGACCGGTCGCCGACCCGTCGGCCTCGCCGAGGCGATCATGACGTTCGTCCAGTACGGGTACGCGGGTGATCTGGTCACCTGGGTTAGATACATCACGCTTCCGGCGATTACACTTGGAACCTACTTTACGGCGCTTATCACCCGGCTCACGCGGAGCGGGATGGTCGACGAACTGGGCAAACCCTACGTCACGGCCAGTCGGGCGAAGGGACTCCCCAACGTGCTGGTCCGGTACAAACACGTGTTACGGAACACGATGATTCCGATCATCACCGTCCTCGGCCTCCAGCTCGGGACGCTGATGGGCGGGGCGGTCATTACCGAGACCGTCTTCAACTGGCCGGGACTGGGACTCCGACTCATCGACGCCTTGCGCATCCGCGACTGGCCACTCATGCAGGGGATCGTGGTGTTTATTGCGATCGCGTTCGTCTCGATCAACATCTTCGTCGACGCCATCTACGCGTCGCTGGATCCACGGGTGGGAGACGAATGA